The following proteins are co-located in the Haloplanus sp. HW8-1 genome:
- a CDS encoding methionine adenosyltransferase yields the protein MSDRNIRIESVDRRAVEDQEVEIVERKGIGHPDSLCDGIAESVSRALSNLYLDRVGEVLHYNTDETQLAAGNAAPAFGGGEVVEPIYVLLVGRATRQYETEDGTEHTLPVDSTALAAARDYLNEVVPELEFGTDVVVDVRLGEGSGDLQTVFGEDGAAVPMANDTSFGVGHAPLTETERIVLDAEEYLNGPYAAENPELGPDVKIMGKREGDHIDLTVAAAMIDRHIPDMAAYRDAVAKVREAVTDLAESYTDRSVAVEVNTADDYDEGAIYLTTTGTSAEQGDDGSVGRGNRANGLITPNRPMSMEATSGKNPVNHIGKIYNLLSTRIAETVVDEVDGIRDLRVRLLSQIGRPIDRPHVADTFVATEDGVALADIEADIEAIVDRELANVTDVTRSVIEGDLRTF from the coding sequence ATGAGCGACCGGAACATTCGAATCGAGTCCGTCGACCGGCGCGCGGTCGAGGACCAGGAGGTGGAGATCGTCGAGCGGAAGGGGATCGGCCACCCCGACTCCCTCTGTGACGGGATCGCCGAGAGCGTCTCGCGGGCGCTCTCGAACCTCTATCTCGACCGCGTGGGTGAGGTGCTGCACTACAACACCGACGAGACGCAACTGGCGGCGGGCAACGCCGCCCCCGCCTTCGGCGGTGGCGAGGTCGTCGAGCCGATCTACGTTCTCCTCGTGGGACGGGCGACCCGACAGTACGAGACCGAGGACGGCACCGAGCACACCCTCCCCGTCGACTCGACGGCGCTCGCTGCCGCTCGTGACTACTTGAACGAGGTCGTCCCCGAACTGGAGTTCGGCACCGACGTGGTCGTCGACGTGCGCTTGGGCGAGGGCAGCGGCGACCTCCAGACGGTCTTCGGCGAGGACGGCGCGGCCGTCCCGATGGCCAACGACACGAGTTTCGGCGTCGGCCACGCTCCACTCACCGAGACCGAACGGATCGTCCTCGACGCCGAGGAGTATCTCAACGGCCCGTACGCGGCGGAGAACCCCGAACTCGGTCCCGACGTGAAGATCATGGGGAAACGCGAAGGCGATCACATCGATCTCACGGTCGCCGCGGCGATGATCGACCGCCACATCCCCGACATGGCGGCCTACCGCGACGCCGTGGCGAAGGTTCGCGAGGCCGTAACCGACCTCGCCGAATCCTACACCGACCGCTCCGTCGCCGTCGAGGTCAACACCGCCGACGACTACGACGAGGGAGCCATCTACCTGACGACGACGGGTACCAGCGCCGAACAGGGCGACGACGGCTCCGTCGGCCGCGGCAACCGCGCCAACGGACTCATCACGCCCAACCGCCCGATGAGCATGGAGGCCACGAGCGGCAAGAACCCCGTCAACCACATCGGCAAGATCTACAACCTCCTCAGCACGCGCATCGCCGAGACGGTCGTCGACGAGGTGGACGGCATCCGCGACCTCCGGGTGCGTCTGCTCAGTCAGATCGGCCGCCCCATCGACCGCCCCCACGTCGCCGACACCTTCGTGGCCACCGAAGACGGCGTCGCCCTCGCGGACATCGAGGCCGACATCGAGGCCATCGTCGACCGCGAACTCGCCAACGTGACCGACGTGACGCGGTCGGTCATCGAGGGCGACCTCCGGACCTTCTGA
- the ligA gene encoding NAD-dependent DNA ligase LigA, which yields MVEAPEDNPYVRDPDTSFAPVEEIEEETAREQVRDLRAAIEYHDYRYYVVNDPVVADRTYDALFDRLAELEEAFDLHDENSPTRRVGGEPLDELETVAHVAPLLSLQSAGDADEIRAFDRRIRETVGEVTYSAEPKFDGFSVEVVYEDSAFERAVTRGDGQEGEDVSANVRTIGSVPLHLDGAPDVLAVRGEVYMPRSGFVDLNERRMERGEEPFANPRNAAAGTVRLLDPSTVADRPLDVFFYDVIETSADLDSQREAFDLLRGLGFRVNDETTDVGDVEAVIDYRDRLMAERDDLEYEIDGVVAKVVDFAKRERLGSTARHPRWAFAYKFPPRTGETAVERIVVQVGRTGKLTPVALLDPVDLQGVTISRATLHNAAQVDDLGVHEGATVRIERAGDVIPEVVEVVADADADRAAGDFAMPDTCPVCDGDVVREGEHHYCTNASCPAQLRRSLQHFCSRDAMDIEGVGAAAADQLVEAGLVESLADLYTLDAADLAALDGWGERSAENLLAELEASKAVDLGTFVYALGIRHVGTERARALAAAFSLDELLDASVEALRDVEDVGPEVAASVASYFDTEANVETVERLLEAGVDPERRDRDDELDGLTVVFTGSVPGYTRSELTELLETHGANVTSSVSGATDYLVVGENPGQRKRERADEEGVETLGLAAFEERILSRL from the coding sequence ATGGTCGAGGCACCCGAGGACAACCCGTACGTTCGCGATCCGGACACGTCGTTCGCGCCGGTCGAGGAGATAGAGGAGGAGACGGCCCGCGAGCAGGTTCGCGACCTGCGTGCGGCGATCGAGTACCACGACTACCGCTACTACGTGGTCAACGATCCCGTCGTCGCCGACCGCACCTACGACGCGCTGTTCGATCGGCTGGCGGAACTCGAGGAGGCGTTCGACCTCCACGACGAGAACTCGCCGACCCGGCGGGTGGGTGGCGAACCGCTCGACGAACTGGAGACGGTCGCCCACGTCGCTCCCCTGTTGAGCCTGCAGTCCGCGGGCGACGCCGACGAGATCCGCGCGTTCGACCGCCGGATCCGCGAGACCGTCGGCGAGGTGACCTACTCCGCGGAGCCGAAGTTCGACGGCTTCTCCGTCGAGGTGGTGTACGAGGACAGTGCCTTCGAGCGGGCGGTTACCCGCGGCGACGGGCAGGAAGGCGAGGACGTGTCGGCGAACGTCCGCACGATCGGGAGCGTTCCCCTCCACCTCGACGGCGCGCCGGACGTACTCGCCGTCCGCGGTGAAGTGTACATGCCCCGATCGGGGTTCGTCGACCTGAACGAGCGGCGGATGGAACGCGGCGAGGAGCCCTTCGCCAACCCGCGGAACGCGGCGGCAGGGACGGTCCGACTGCTCGATCCCAGCACCGTCGCCGACCGCCCCCTCGACGTGTTCTTCTACGACGTGATCGAGACGTCGGCCGATCTCGACTCCCAGCGGGAGGCGTTCGACCTGCTCCGAGGACTCGGGTTTCGGGTGAACGACGAGACGACCGACGTCGGCGACGTCGAGGCGGTGATCGACTACCGCGACCGCCTCATGGCCGAGCGCGACGACCTGGAGTACGAGATCGACGGCGTCGTCGCCAAGGTCGTCGACTTCGCGAAGCGGGAACGGCTGGGGTCGACCGCTCGTCATCCACGGTGGGCCTTCGCCTACAAGTTCCCGCCCCGGACGGGGGAGACGGCCGTCGAGCGCATCGTCGTTCAGGTTGGCCGGACGGGAAAGCTCACGCCGGTCGCTCTGCTCGATCCCGTGGACCTGCAAGGGGTCACGATCAGCCGTGCGACGCTGCACAACGCCGCACAGGTCGACGACCTCGGGGTCCACGAGGGGGCGACGGTCCGTATCGAGCGGGCGGGCGACGTGATCCCGGAAGTGGTCGAGGTGGTCGCGGACGCCGACGCGGACCGCGCGGCCGGCGACTTCGCCATGCCGGATACCTGTCCCGTCTGTGACGGCGACGTCGTCCGGGAGGGCGAACACCACTACTGTACGAACGCGTCGTGTCCGGCCCAGCTCCGGCGCAGCCTGCAACATTTCTGTTCGCGGGACGCGATGGACATCGAGGGCGTGGGTGCGGCAGCCGCCGACCAGTTGGTCGAGGCGGGGCTGGTCGAGTCGCTCGCCGACCTCTACACCCTCGACGCCGCCGACCTCGCGGCGCTCGACGGCTGGGGCGAGCGCTCGGCCGAGAACCTGCTGGCCGAACTGGAGGCGAGCAAGGCCGTCGACCTCGGCACGTTCGTCTACGCGCTCGGCATTCGTCACGTGGGCACGGAGCGCGCGCGGGCGCTCGCGGCCGCCTTCTCGCTCGATGAGTTGCTGGACGCGAGCGTCGAGGCGCTCCGCGACGTCGAGGACGTGGGGCCCGAAGTCGCGGCCTCCGTCGCCTCCTACTTCGACACCGAGGCCAACGTCGAGACGGTCGAACGGCTGCTCGAGGCGGGTGTCGACCCGGAGCGCCGGGACCGGGACGACGAACTCGACGGCCTGACCGTCGTCTTCACGGGGAGCGTCCCCGGCTACACCCGCTCGGAGCTGACGGAGCTGCTGGAGACCCACGGCGCGAACGTCACGTCGTCGGTCAGCGGGGCGACGGACTACCTCGTCGTCGGCGAGAATCCCGGGCAGCGAAAGCGCGAACGGGCCGACGAGGAGGGCGTCGAGACGCTCGGGCTCGCGGCGTTCGAGGAGCGGATCCTCTCGCGGCTCTAG
- a CDS encoding thioredoxin domain-containing protein has product MTTPTRRNRLDEEASPYLEQHADNPVNWQPWDETALDVAREHDVPIFLSVGYAACHWCHVMETESFQDEAVAEALNEAFVPIKVDREERPDVDSVYMTICQLVSGGGGWPLSVFLTPEGKPFYVGTYFPREPQRGRPGFLQLVEDIARSWEEDREEIESRADQWTAAITDELESTPEQPGQPPDSELLDSATAAAIRSADREHGGFGSGGPKFPQPRRIDLLLRTATLDGDEASREVATEALDAMATGGLYDHVGGGFHRYATDREWTVPHFEKMLYDNAELPRVYLLAAQVTGADRYARVAQETIAFLERELRHPQGGFFSTLDAQSRPPASRTDADDPEDAEGAFYVWTPDEVHEAMAGVDVEGVDAETVATLFCDRYGVESGGNFEHGTTVLTAARSYVDLAEDTGLDEATVERALMSARSRAFEVRADRPRPARDEKVLAGWNGLAISAVAAGARVLDPALAGTATDALAFVREHLWDADERRLSRRYKGGDVAVDGYLDDYAFLATGAFDCYQVTGEVRHLAFALDLARVIREEFWDADAGTCYYTPKSGEGLVTRPQELNDQSTPSSLGAAAALFDRLDHFVSDEDFAGITERLLSTHADRIRGSPLEHASLVLAADAHTRGPVELTLAADTVPTAWRETLAETPLPTGVIAPRPASDDDLDGWLDALGLDAVPPIWANRDAEDGEPTAYACRDFACSPPRTDLDAALDWLSGR; this is encoded by the coding sequence ATGACGACGCCGACGCGTCGGAACCGCCTCGACGAGGAGGCCAGTCCGTATCTCGAACAGCACGCCGACAATCCGGTCAACTGGCAGCCCTGGGACGAGACAGCCCTCGACGTGGCCCGGGAACACGACGTTCCCATCTTCCTGTCGGTGGGCTACGCCGCCTGCCACTGGTGTCACGTGATGGAAACGGAGAGCTTCCAGGACGAGGCGGTCGCCGAGGCGCTCAACGAGGCGTTCGTCCCGATCAAGGTCGACCGGGAGGAACGCCCTGACGTCGACAGTGTCTACATGACCATCTGCCAGCTCGTCTCGGGGGGCGGCGGGTGGCCACTCTCGGTCTTTCTCACCCCCGAGGGCAAGCCCTTCTACGTCGGGACGTACTTCCCCCGGGAGCCACAGCGTGGTCGCCCCGGCTTCCTCCAACTCGTCGAGGACATCGCGCGGTCGTGGGAGGAGGATCGCGAGGAGATCGAATCCCGTGCCGATCAGTGGACTGCGGCCATCACGGACGAACTGGAGTCGACGCCCGAGCAGCCGGGGCAGCCGCCCGACTCCGAGCTTCTGGACTCGGCGACGGCGGCGGCCATCCGGAGCGCCGACCGCGAACACGGCGGATTCGGGTCCGGCGGGCCGAAGTTCCCCCAGCCCCGCCGGATCGACCTCCTGCTCCGGACGGCGACGCTCGACGGCGACGAGGCGTCCCGCGAGGTGGCGACGGAGGCGCTTGACGCCATGGCGACCGGCGGGCTCTACGATCACGTCGGTGGCGGCTTCCATCGCTACGCCACCGACCGGGAGTGGACGGTGCCCCACTTCGAGAAGATGCTCTACGACAACGCGGAACTCCCGCGGGTGTACCTGCTGGCAGCCCAGGTCACCGGCGCGGACCGATACGCCCGGGTCGCCCAGGAGACGATCGCATTCCTCGAACGCGAACTACGACACCCACAGGGTGGATTCTTCAGCACGCTCGACGCCCAGAGTCGCCCGCCCGCGTCGCGAACCGACGCGGACGACCCCGAGGACGCCGAGGGAGCCTTCTACGTGTGGACGCCCGATGAGGTCCACGAGGCGATGGCGGGCGTCGACGTGGAGGGCGTCGACGCCGAGACGGTCGCGACCCTGTTCTGTGACCGATACGGCGTCGAATCCGGCGGCAACTTCGAGCACGGAACGACGGTCCTCACGGCCGCACGGAGCTACGTCGACTTGGCCGAGGACACGGGGCTCGACGAGGCGACGGTCGAACGGGCACTGATGAGTGCGCGGAGCCGGGCGTTCGAGGTGCGCGCCGACCGGCCCCGGCCGGCCCGCGACGAGAAGGTGCTCGCGGGGTGGAACGGTCTCGCCATCTCCGCGGTGGCGGCCGGCGCGCGCGTCCTCGACCCGGCGCTCGCGGGAACCGCCACGGACGCGCTGGCGTTCGTCCGCGAACATCTCTGGGACGCCGACGAGCGACGTCTCTCACGGCGCTACAAGGGCGGGGACGTCGCCGTCGACGGCTACCTCGACGACTACGCCTTCCTCGCGACGGGCGCCTTCGACTGCTATCAGGTCACCGGCGAGGTGCGCCACCTCGCGTTCGCTCTGGATCTCGCGCGCGTGATCCGCGAGGAGTTCTGGGACGCGGACGCGGGCACGTGCTACTACACGCCCAAAAGCGGCGAGGGGCTGGTAACCCGGCCACAGGAACTGAACGACCAGTCCACGCCGTCGAGTCTGGGGGCCGCCGCCGCCCTGTTCGACCGACTCGACCACTTCGTGTCCGACGAGGACTTCGCTGGGATCACGGAGCGTCTGCTGTCGACCCACGCCGACCGAATTCGGGGCAGTCCGCTCGAACACGCGTCGCTCGTCCTCGCGGCCGACGCCCACACCCGCGGCCCGGTCGAACTGACACTCGCGGCCGATACGGTGCCGACCGCGTGGCGGGAGACGCTCGCCGAGACGCCGCTGCCGACGGGCGTGATCGCACCCCGACCGGCGAGCGACGACGACCTCGACGGGTGGCTGGACGCCCTCGGCCTCGATGCGGTGCCGCCGATCTGGGCGAACCGCGACGCCGAGGACGGCGAGCCGACCGCCTACGCCTGCCGGGACTTCGCCTGTTCGCCGCCGCGGACGGACCTCGACGCAGCGCTCGACTGGCTGTCCGGGCGGTAA
- a CDS encoding TlpA family protein disulfide reductase gives MSLETMQPTAEWDGDVDVREALGREGLTYRVWGADWCGDCREQLPAFAAALDAAGVPAERIEQHPVDEDKQGDGVDEYGIEFIPTVVVERADEEVARFVEEESEPIAEYLAARIAERDERAQA, from the coding sequence ATGTCTCTGGAGACGATGCAGCCGACCGCGGAGTGGGACGGGGACGTGGACGTTCGCGAGGCACTCGGTCGCGAGGGATTGACCTACCGGGTCTGGGGCGCGGACTGGTGTGGCGACTGCCGGGAGCAGTTGCCCGCCTTCGCCGCCGCCCTCGACGCTGCGGGCGTCCCCGCGGAGCGGATCGAACAGCATCCCGTCGACGAGGACAAGCAAGGCGACGGCGTCGACGAGTACGGGATCGAGTTCATCCCGACGGTCGTCGTCGAGCGGGCGGACGAGGAGGTCGCCCGGTTCGTCGAGGAGGAGTCGGAACCGATCGCCGAGTACCTCGCGGCACGGATCGCCGAGCGCGACGAGCGGGCCCAGGCGTAG
- a CDS encoding PLP-dependent cysteine synthase family protein — protein sequence MYDSILDAIGSPLVRIDSPPGTTVAAKIDSKNPGGSAKDRPAKAMVEAAEAAGDLGPGDTIVEPTSGNTGIGLAVVGAAKGYDVRVVMPSSKSPERRAIMRAYGAEVELVDGEMDAAKERADELEAAGMVQMRQFENPANPEAHYRTTGSEILEETDRRIDALVCGVGTGGTISGTGRRLTEAYPEMAVVGVQPDTNRFLTGDPGEDDFQGMGPGFVAENVDVDLLDDVEDVSLSAAEAECRRLAREEGILVGQSSGASSVGARRVAERLVDEVDDPLVITVFWDSGERYMSTGLFD from the coding sequence ATGTACGACAGCATCCTCGATGCCATCGGCTCGCCCCTGGTGCGGATCGACTCCCCGCCGGGGACGACCGTCGCGGCCAAGATCGACTCGAAGAATCCGGGCGGGTCCGCGAAGGATCGCCCGGCGAAGGCGATGGTCGAGGCGGCGGAGGCGGCGGGCGACCTCGGACCCGGCGACACCATCGTCGAGCCGACCAGCGGGAACACTGGGATCGGCCTCGCCGTCGTCGGTGCCGCCAAGGGCTACGACGTGCGGGTCGTGATGCCGTCCTCGAAGTCGCCCGAGCGCCGGGCGATCATGCGGGCCTACGGCGCCGAGGTGGAACTCGTCGACGGCGAGATGGACGCCGCGAAGGAACGGGCGGACGAACTGGAAGCCGCGGGGATGGTCCAGATGCGGCAGTTCGAGAACCCCGCGAACCCGGAGGCCCACTACCGGACGACGGGATCGGAGATACTCGAAGAGACGGATCGGCGGATCGACGCGCTGGTCTGTGGCGTCGGCACCGGCGGCACCATCTCGGGGACTGGCCGGCGATTGACGGAGGCGTACCCGGAGATGGCGGTAGTGGGCGTCCAGCCGGACACCAACCGGTTTCTGACCGGCGATCCGGGCGAGGACGACTTCCAGGGCATGGGACCGGGCTTCGTCGCCGAGAACGTCGACGTCGACCTCCTCGACGACGTGGAGGACGTCTCGCTGTCGGCCGCTGAGGCGGAGTGTCGGCGCCTCGCCCGCGAGGAGGGGATTCTGGTCGGCCAGTCGAGCGGCGCGTCGAGCGTCGGCGCGAGGCGGGTCGCCGAGCGGCTGGTCGACGAGGTCGACGATCCGCTCGTGATCACGGTGTTCTGGGACAGCGGCGAGCGGTACATGTCGACCGGGCTGTTCGACTAA
- a CDS encoding ATP-binding protein, with product MDVPAWERMLATHAPTLVVGLGVAVAGVSVANFLADVETLGFGLVPLLALGLCLTMSAGLFGLGRWLSTCGLSTEETWSVVRWCLGGMVGFVALSSLTVGLRLLEGRAVGEAALGVIVVGAGGGIGGGVAGIYYARANRAVREADHRRDALVFLNSHLRHNVLNATQVIQGYTTLLDERDDVADEYLVPIERRSDAIASLIEDVKRLSDVFSGEHTPSPTDVSTVVLRAVEDVREDHPEATFEVDVQPELYVMATDAASAVFANLLQNAVQHHDRSDPTVRVSAERAGRTVSVSIADDGPGIRDDVKDHLFESAIESGEGRGIALVKTLMNHYGGGVEVRDNDPRGTEVVVEFRRPPRRL from the coding sequence ATGGACGTACCGGCGTGGGAACGGATGCTCGCGACCCACGCGCCGACGCTGGTCGTGGGCCTCGGGGTTGCCGTCGCCGGCGTCTCGGTCGCCAACTTCCTCGCCGACGTCGAAACCCTGGGGTTCGGACTCGTTCCCCTCCTCGCGCTCGGTCTCTGTCTCACGATGTCGGCGGGGCTGTTCGGTCTCGGACGCTGGCTGTCGACCTGTGGCCTCTCGACCGAGGAGACCTGGTCCGTGGTCCGGTGGTGTCTCGGCGGGATGGTCGGTTTCGTCGCCCTCTCCTCCCTGACGGTCGGCCTCCGCCTCCTGGAAGGTCGGGCCGTCGGCGAGGCTGCCCTGGGGGTCATCGTCGTGGGTGCGGGCGGGGGGATCGGGGGTGGCGTGGCCGGTATCTACTACGCCCGGGCGAACCGTGCGGTCCGGGAGGCCGACCACCGACGTGACGCCTTAGTCTTCCTGAACAGCCACCTCCGACACAACGTATTGAACGCGACCCAGGTCATTCAGGGATACACCACCCTTCTCGACGAACGGGACGACGTGGCCGACGAGTATCTCGTCCCGATCGAACGGCGGAGCGACGCCATCGCCTCGCTGATCGAGGACGTGAAACGCCTATCGGACGTGTTCTCGGGGGAGCACACGCCCTCGCCGACGGACGTCTCGACGGTCGTGTTGCGGGCCGTCGAGGACGTCCGCGAGGACCACCCCGAGGCGACCTTCGAGGTCGACGTCCAGCCCGAACTGTACGTGATGGCCACCGACGCCGCCTCTGCCGTCTTCGCCAACCTCCTGCAGAACGCCGTCCAGCACCACGATCGATCCGACCCGACCGTGCGCGTGTCCGCCGAACGCGCCGGTCGAACCGTCTCCGTGAGCATCGCCGACGACGGTCCCGGCATCCGTGACGACGTGAAGGACCATCTGTTCGAGTCCGCCATCGAATCCGGCGAGGGACGGGGGATCGCCCTCGTGAAGACGCTGATGAACCACTACGGCGGCGGCGTCGAGGTGCGCGACAACGACCCCCGCGGGACGGAAGTGGTCGTCGAGTTCCGGCGGCCGCCGCGCCGACTATAA
- a CDS encoding DUF5804 family protein, with protein sequence MTQVCLVGDADVDLRYELLSRETSRAALATYDLHEPFANSVAVDTVSLGAAVSLLNDLNWYLVRFADCALVREPSVSTDEWLSRDLAEAVRDGGVDPADTATFLRVYGLIDDELVEPMYATRVDGTVPEYDLRPAADTVVVRVTESEFGGG encoded by the coding sequence GTGACGCAGGTCTGTCTCGTCGGGGACGCGGACGTCGATCTCCGGTACGAACTTCTCTCTCGCGAGACGTCGCGAGCGGCACTTGCCACGTACGACCTCCACGAGCCCTTCGCCAACTCGGTCGCCGTCGATACCGTCAGTCTCGGCGCCGCCGTCTCGCTTCTGAACGATCTGAACTGGTATCTGGTCCGGTTCGCCGACTGTGCGCTGGTTCGGGAGCCGAGCGTCTCGACCGACGAGTGGCTCTCCCGTGACCTTGCAGAAGCGGTCCGTGACGGCGGCGTCGACCCCGCCGACACCGCGACGTTCCTCCGGGTGTACGGCCTGATCGACGACGAACTCGTCGAACCCATGTACGCCACGCGCGTCGACGGGACGGTCCCGGAGTACGACCTGCGCCCCGCCGCCGACACCGTCGTCGTTCGGGTCACCGAATCCGAGTTCGGCGGCGGCTGA
- a CDS encoding tRNA sulfurtransferase translates to MTAEERTDDDADPPLATDVVLVSFGELGTKSSEVRGKMTDRLRDNVAALLADRGVEATVERTWARLVVHTPDPEWAARIAADAMGVVWARPAVGGPADHDAIGDTLAGLARDAPPVDTYAVRARRVGDDDAHDFSSRDLEREGGRIVGAVTDASVDLDDPDRTYHVEVRGDRAHVAAESVAGPGGLPVGTQAPLVALVSGGHDSPVAAYEAMRRGAPIRPVYVDLGAYGGPDHEARAAATVDRLASYVPNVDCRLRIVPGGDVVDRLVTEVGETRMLSWRRALLRIGEVVAERTDAAGVVTGEAIGQKSSQTVRNLAVTDAAVDCPVHRPLLTRDKADIVEQARAIGTDEDSSIPAGCERLAPSTPATGTTLDAVEAAEPDDLLDRAAAAVDDLWIADG, encoded by the coding sequence GTGACCGCCGAGGAGCGCACCGACGACGATGCCGATCCGCCGCTCGCTACCGATGTCGTCCTCGTGAGCTTCGGCGAACTCGGAACGAAAAGCAGCGAGGTGCGGGGCAAGATGACGGATCGCCTCAGGGACAACGTTGCCGCACTCCTCGCCGACCGTGGCGTCGAGGCGACGGTCGAGCGGACCTGGGCGCGTCTGGTCGTCCACACGCCCGACCCCGAATGGGCCGCCCGGATCGCCGCCGACGCGATGGGTGTCGTCTGGGCCCGTCCCGCCGTCGGCGGCCCCGCCGACCACGACGCAATCGGCGACACGCTCGCCGGACTGGCACGGGACGCCCCGCCAGTCGACACCTACGCCGTCCGTGCCCGTCGCGTCGGTGACGACGACGCACACGACTTCTCCAGTCGCGACCTCGAACGCGAGGGGGGACGGATCGTCGGCGCCGTCACCGACGCGTCGGTCGACCTCGACGACCCTGACCGCACCTACCACGTCGAGGTTCGCGGCGATCGGGCACACGTCGCCGCCGAGAGCGTCGCGGGACCGGGCGGCCTCCCCGTGGGGACACAGGCACCGCTCGTCGCCCTCGTCAGCGGCGGCCACGACTCCCCCGTCGCGGCCTACGAGGCGATGCGCCGCGGGGCGCCGATCCGACCGGTGTACGTCGACCTCGGGGCGTACGGTGGCCCCGACCACGAGGCGCGGGCGGCCGCGACCGTCGACCGACTCGCGAGCTACGTCCCCAACGTCGACTGTCGCCTCCGGATCGTTCCGGGCGGCGACGTCGTCGACCGACTGGTGACCGAGGTCGGGGAGACGCGCATGCTCTCGTGGCGCCGGGCGCTCCTCCGGATCGGCGAGGTCGTCGCGGAGCGGACGGACGCGGCCGGCGTCGTCACCGGCGAGGCGATCGGTCAGAAGTCGAGTCAGACCGTCCGCAACCTCGCCGTCACCGACGCGGCGGTCGACTGTCCGGTCCACCGGCCGCTGCTCACCCGCGACAAGGCCGACATCGTCGAGCAGGCACGGGCCATCGGCACTGACGAGGACTCCTCGATCCCTGCCGGCTGCGAGCGCCTGGCTCCGTCGACACCCGCGACGGGGACGACGCTCGACGCCGTCGAGGCGGCGGAACCCGACGACCTGCTCGACCGGGCCGCGGCCGCCGTCGACGACCTGTGGATCGCGGACGGCTGA
- the cyaB gene encoding class IV adenylate cyclase: MYEVELKVRASHEAVRERLKTLGAERVGAVRQVDTYYDAPHRDFAETDEALRIRREAADGTSETVVTYKGPLVESASKTRREVETGVADADHMDSILDALGFSPAAVVEKERERYALDGFTVTLDSVDDLGEFVEIEREASEDDREATREAAVARLRDLGLDPDDQLRTSYLGLLVDSSE, from the coding sequence ATGTACGAAGTCGAGTTGAAAGTTCGGGCCTCCCACGAGGCGGTTCGCGAGCGGCTGAAGACGCTCGGCGCCGAACGCGTCGGGGCCGTCCGACAGGTCGACACCTACTACGACGCCCCCCACCGCGACTTCGCCGAGACGGACGAGGCGCTCCGCATCCGCCGCGAGGCGGCTGACGGGACTTCGGAGACGGTCGTCACCTACAAGGGCCCGCTGGTCGAGTCGGCCTCGAAGACCCGCCGCGAAGTCGAGACGGGGGTCGCCGACGCCGACCACATGGACTCGATTCTCGACGCCCTCGGCTTTTCGCCGGCCGCCGTGGTCGAGAAGGAGCGGGAGCGATACGCCCTCGACGGCTTCACCGTCACGCTGGACAGCGTCGACGACCTCGGCGAGTTCGTCGAAATCGAGCGCGAAGCGTCCGAAGACGACCGGGAGGCGACCCGCGAGGCGGCCGTCGCCCGCCTCCGTGACCTCGGTCTCGACCCCGACGACCAACTCCGCACGTCGTACCTCGGACTCCTGGTGGATTCTTCTGAGTAA